A segment of the Bartonella henselae str. Houston-1 genome:
CTGAAAGAACATGGTTTTACAAAGCTCGCTATGTGCGGCTTAGCAACGGATTTTTGTGTTAGTTTCTCTGCACTTCACGCCATACAATGCGGTTTTAAAGTGAGTGTTTCATTAAATGCCTGTGCTGGTATTGATGTAAATGGATCACTGAACACAATGCTAAAAACCATGAACGAAGCTGGCATAGAACTCCTAATGGCCTCCTAAAGTACCTTATTTCGTCCTGTTCTTGCAACGTATGAAAAATTTTCAATTTACTCAGATTTAGACACACCCTGTTTATTGAGATGATGGCGCTTAAAGCGAAGAGAAGAATAAAATGCCATTCCAATAATACAAACCCCTACCAGCCCTGTTAAGACTTCAGGAATCGATAGAAGAGTTTGCAGATACATAATCACTGCGAGAACTAAAATTGCATAAAAAGCCCCATGTTCCAAATAACGATAATGCAACAATATCCCCGATTCAACCAACATAATCGTCATAGAACGAACGTAAAATGCACCTATACTGAGACCAATTGCGATAATAAAAAGGTTATGGGAAAAGGCAAAAGCACCAACCACACCATCAAAAGAAAAACTAGCATCTAAAATTTCTAGATAAAAAAACGCGCCTGCCCCCCCCTTGGCAACCGTAGTTAAAGCTGTTTTTGGAGCATCCAAGAGTGAACTGACCGCTTCGACAGCTATAAATATCAAAAGTCCATAAAGAGAAGCAAGTAAAAAAACCATTTTATCTTCTGTTACGACCTGTCCTGAAAAGAATAATATCAAAACCAAAACGATTGCAATATCAATTCCAACAAGCGCCCCAAGCTTTTGAGCTGGCCTCTCTATAAAAACGAGCCAATGTACTTCTTTTTCAGGATCAAAAAAATATTTCAAACCAACCATCATGAGGAAAGTACCTCCAAAAGCCGCAATTGCCAGATGAACATCTGTTAAGACTGCGGCATAGTGATGTGGTTCCCATATTGCTAATTTTACTGCAGCAATTGGATTAATGCCAACAGCAATAGCAACTACCAACAACGGAAAAACAAGCCGCATTCCAAACACCGCTATTAAAATGCCCCATACCAGGAAACGACGGCGCCAAAGCGGATCCATTCTTTCAAGAACACGTGCATTGATAATAGAATTATCAAAAGATAAAGAAATTTCTAAAACGCCTAAAACACAGCAAATAAAAAAATATTTAAGAAAACCAATAACACTTCCCGTTTCAAACCAACCAATAGCCCCCCCTAAAAAAACGCCAATAATTGTGAAAAAAAAAGGCCATCCCAAATAGCCTACTAGAACCATGATCTATTTCCTTAAAAGTTCATTTTTTTAAATTCATCTGCTAGGCAAATCGAAGGATTGTATCTTTTAATGCAAAAAGAGATAAAATACCATGGGGAATTTATGTGGAATTTTCCTCCAAAAAAACAAGAGAAAAATCAGTAAAAACATCTTTTATTGGAACTGAAAAGAAATGTTAAATAATATAAAAAGTCAAAAATCATTTTTTATGCACTATCAAAATAACTTTTTATATATTAAAATTAAAAAATATAAAAAATGAAAGCTATAAATATTGACATTACATCATGATGTATTAATACATATTGTGCCTTTATTGGGCAAAAATTGTACCATGATGATTTACTGAGGGAGATAATTCGTGGCACGTCCTGAAACTGAATCAAAAACTATATTTGGAAAACGCTTACGTTATGTACGTCTTGCTTTGGGGGATCCATCACGTGAAGCATTGGCTAAAAGTTTTAGCATGACAAAAAACTCTATTGCTTTTTATGAGCGCGGAGAAAG
Coding sequences within it:
- a CDS encoding DUF475 domain-containing protein — translated: MVLVGYLGWPFFFTIIGVFLGGAIGWFETGSVIGFLKYFFICCVLGVLEISLSFDNSIINARVLERMDPLWRRRFLVWGILIAVFGMRLVFPLLVVAIAVGINPIAAVKLAIWEPHHYAAVLTDVHLAIAAFGGTFLMMVGLKYFFDPEKEVHWLVFIERPAQKLGALVGIDIAIVLVLILFFSGQVVTEDKMVFLLASLYGLLIFIAVEAVSSLLDAPKTALTTVAKGGAGAFFYLEILDASFSFDGVVGAFAFSHNLFIIAIGLSIGAFYVRSMTIMLVESGILLHYRYLEHGAFYAILVLAVIMYLQTLLSIPEVLTGLVGVCIIGMAFYSSLRFKRHHLNKQGVSKSE